In the genome of Nycticebus coucang isolate mNycCou1 chromosome 12, mNycCou1.pri, whole genome shotgun sequence, one region contains:
- the RERG gene encoding ras-related and estrogen-regulated growth inhibitor, which yields MAKSAEVKLAIFGKAGVGKSALVVRFLTKRFIWEYDPTLESTYRHQATIDDEAVSMEILDTAGQEDTIQREGHMRWGEGFVLVYDITDRGSFEEVLPLKNILDEIKKPKNVTLILVGNKADLDHSRQVSTEEGEKLATELACAFYECSACTGEGNITEIFYELCREVRRRRMVQGKTRRRSSTTHVKQAINKMLTKISS from the exons CTCTTGTAGTGAGATTTCTGACCAAACGGTTCATCTGGGAATATGATCCCACCCTCG AGTCAACCTATCGACACCAAGCAACCATCGATGATGAAGCTGTTTCCATGGAGATACTAGATACGGCTGGTCAG GAAGACACTATTCAGAGGGAAGGACACATGCGGTGGGGGGAAGGCTTTGTGCTGGTCTACGACATTACCGACAGAGGGAGCTTCGAGGAAGTGCTTCCACTTAAGAACATCCTAGATGAGATAAAAAAGCCGAAAAATGTGACTCTGATCTTGGTTGGAAACAAAGCTGACTTGGACCACTCCAGACAGGTCAGTACAGAGGAAGGGGAGAAGCTGGCCACAGAATTGGCTTGTGCCTTCTACGAATGTTCTGCCTGCACAGGAGAAGGGAATATCACAGAGATATTCTACGAGTTGTGTCGAGAGGTGAGGCGGAGGAGGATGGTGCAGGGCAAGACCAGGCGGCGCAGCTCCACCACCCACGTCAAGCAAGCCATTAACAAGATGCTCACCAAGATCAGTAGTTAG